The Coprococcus phoceensis genomic sequence GTAAAGATTTACAGGGAAAAGGATTTGACCCACGTAAATTATTAGCTCCAGGTGCAGATGCAATCAAAGCAACTGTAAAAGAAAAAATGGAACTATTTGGTTCTGTTAATAAAGCTTAATAAGGACAAGTTCTTAATCGAGGGTGATGGAAGTTATTTCCGTCACCTTCTTTATTTTTCCTTGCATTTTAAAAAAAATTAGAGTATCTTAGAAGAGAATATTTTGCAAGAAACGAATGAACTGGGAAGGGTGAAACAATGAGTGAGATAATAAATGTAGCAGAGATATTTGGCGAAAATGTTTTCAATGATTCTGTTATGCAGGAGCGCCTGCCGAAAAAAGTATATAAAGAATTAAAGAGAACAATTCAAGAAGGAAAAGAATTAGAGCAGTCGATTGCGGATGTAGTGGCACATGAGATGAAAGAATGGGCGATTGAAAAAGGTGCGACGCATTATTCACATTGGTTTCAGCCTCTTACCGGGGCAACTGCGGAAAAACATGATTCCTTTATTTCAGCGCCAAAGTCAGATGGGAAGGTGTTGATGGAGTTCTCAGGGAAAGAGCTTGTCAAGGGAGAACCTGATGCGTCGTCATTTCCGTCAGGAGGACTTAGAGCCACATTCGAGGCGAGAGGATATACGGCATGGGATTGTACGTCTCCGGCATTTATCAAAAAAGATGCAACCGGAACGGGAGCGATTCTTTACATACCGACAGCATTTTGCTCGTATACAGGAGAAGCCTTGGACCAAAAGACACCATTACTTCGATCTATGGAGGCGATTAACAAACAGGCACTAAGACTTCTTCGCCTGTTTGGCAACACAACTTCTCAGAGAGTGACACCGTCAGTAGGAGCGGAGCAGGAATACTTTTTGGTTGACCGGGAAAAATATCTGAAACGGAAAGATCTTATTTTTACGGGAAGAACGTTATTTGGCGCAATGCCGCCAAAGGGACAAGAACTGGATGATCATTATTTCGGGGCAATTCGTGAGCGTATTGCACTCTTTATGAAGGATGTCAATGAGGAACTCTGGAAATTAGGAGTGTCCGCAAAGACACAACATAATGAGGTTGCACCGGCACAGCACGAGCTGGCGCCAATTTATGCACAGTGTAATGTGGCAGTTGACCACAATCAGCTTGTGATGGAGACATTAAAGCAGGTTGCATACCGTCATGGGCTGCACTGCTTATTGCATGAAAAACCATTTGCGGGGGTGAACGGTTCAGGAAAGCATAACAACTGGTCTCTGACGACTGACGATGGAATTAATCTTTTAGATCCGGGAAAAACACCACATGAGAATATTCAGTTTTTGCTTGTTCTGACATGTATTTTACGTGCGGTAGACAGACATGCCGAATTGTTGAGAGAATCTGCAGCAGATGTGGGAAATGACCACAGACTTGGGGCGAATGAGGCGCCTCCGGCGATTATTTCGGTATATTTAGGTGAACAGTTAGAAGATGTACTTTCACAATTGATCAGTACAGGAGAGGCAACTCACAGTCTGAAAGGTGGAAAATTACAGACGGGTGTCCGCACCCTGCCTGATTTCGCGAAAGATGCGACAGATAGAAATCGTACCTCACCGTTTGCATTTACCGGAAATAAGTTCGAGTTCCGTATGGTGGGCTCCAGAGATTCTGTGGCAGCGCCGAATGTCGTGCTGAATACGATTGTGGCAGAAGTATTTCAGGAAGTCTGCGATGAGTTGGAGAAAGCAGAAGACTTTGACATGAAAGTACATGATTTGATCAAGCAGTTTGCTTCTGAGCATCAAAGAATCGTATTTAACGGAAACGGATATTCTGACGAATGGGTAGAGGAGGCAAAGAGAAGAGGGCTTCCGAATATTAGAACAACTGTGGAATCGATTGAATATCTGACAACGGAGAAAACGGTCGAGTTGTTTGAAAAGTTTGGCGTGTTCACAAGAGCGGAATTGGAATCACGTGCAGAGATTAAATACGAGACTTACGCGAAGGCGATCAATATAGAAGCGAGAGCGATGATCGACATTGCGAGCAAACATATTATTCCAGCTGTAATCAAATATATTACCTCTCTTGCAAATTCTATTAATCAGGTGCGTGAGGCGTGTGGAGATGTTGGAGTAAGTGTGCAGGAAGAGCTTTTGAAAGAATCTTCCGAATTGCTGGCTCAGACTAGAAAAGCTTTGAAAGATCTGATTGTGGTGACAGATGAGGCATGCCAGATGCAGGAAGGTCCGGCACAGGCGGAATTTTTCAAAGATAGAGTTGTAACCGGAATGCAGGCGTTGCGTGAGCCGGTAGACGCACTGGAAATGATTGTAAATAAAGAGATGTGGCCGATGCCGTCTTACGGGGATCTGTTGTTCGAAGTATAAAAAACTGCTTTTCATATAGAAGCCTTTGTGTTATTCTGCATATAAAGAATAACACGGAGGTGAATGTATGAGAAGCAGTGATTTTTTATTACAATTAAAAAAAGCATTGGAGAATGAATTGAGCGTAGCTCAGGTTCAGGATAATGTAGAATATTATAAAAACTATATCAAAGAGGAAATGAAAAGTGGAAAATCGGAGCAGGAAGTGATGGACATGCTTGGAGATCCATGGGCGATTGCCAAGACAATCCTATTGGAAGAAAAGATGAGTGGGCCGCAGGAGAGCATCAACTCAGAGGAAGTGTGGAGCGATCAGGAACAGAAACAGCAAAGCCAAAAGATTCATGTGTTTGGACTGGACACCTGGTGGAAGAAGGCCGCGGTTATTTTGGGCGTGATTGCTATTATTATTCTTATTATTTCTTTGATATTGGGGATTCTCTCGATTGTGTTGCCGATTGCAATTCCTTTGATATTGGTTGTGACGATTTTCAACATGCTCCGCCGAAAATAAAAAGACCAATGGGGGAGCCATTGGTCTTTTTGAGGGGAGTATAAATAATTAATAAGGGGTTGTAGAAAATCGCTTTCTACAAGAGTTAGTATAATATAGATTGGAAAAAAAAGCAAGTTAAAAATTAAAAATTTCTTAAGCAGGTTCAGAGACTGTTAAGAAGTAATTTGTGAAAAAAGTTGAATGCATAAAACATTTCGGATGAGAGATAATAAGGTTTGTACCAATTAAAATCTCAGGAGGAATGAAACAATGGCAAAAAATAATAATGCAACAAACAACAATTCAATGAACAACAACGCAACTTCTTCTTATGGTAATGCACAGAGCAAGAATAAGACATCTAACAAGGCAACAAGCAAAAATACAAACTCAAATGCATCTAAGAATAAAGCGAGCGCATCTGATGCAAGCAGAAACGAAAGCAACAACTATTAAGCGGACAGCAAGGGATGGGGAATGTGATCATTTCCCATCTCTATTAATATGTGGCATCTCTTGACAGTGGGACGCCTTACACGTAATATAAAGTATATAGAAACAGGAGGAAGAGAATGGAAAGAATGGAATTAATAGCGCCATGTCATTTTGGACTTGAGGCTGTGTTAAAAAGAGAAATACAGGATCTCGGATATGAGATTTCAAATGTAGAAGATGGAAGGGTATCATTTTATGGAAATGCAGAGGCAATCTGCAGGGCGAATATATTTTTGCGGACCGCAGAGAGAGTACTTCTGAAAGTGGGAAGTTTTAAGGCAGTTACATTTGAAGAGCTGTTTGAACATACAAAGAAAATTCCTTGGGAGAAATACATTCCGAAAGATGGAAAGTTTTGGGTGACAAAGGCGGCATCAGTAAAAAGTAAACTGTTTAGTCCATCCGATATCCAGTCTATTATGAAAAAAGCGATGGTAAACCGCATGAGAGAACACTATCATGTGGATTGGTTTGAAGAAAGTGGAGCCTCCTATCCGGTACGTGTTTTTCTGATGAAAGATATCGTGACGGTCGGAATTGACACATCCGGTGTTTCTTTACATAAGAGAGGATACAGACAGCTGTCAAGCAAGGCCCCGATTACTGAGACTCTTGCGGCAGCGCTGATCATGCTGACACCTTGGAGAAAAGATAGAATACTTGTCGACCCATTTTGCGGAAGTGGAACATTTCCGATTGAGGCGGCGATGATTGCGGCGAATATTGCACCCGGAATGAACCGATCGTTTACCGCAGAAGAATGGAGTAACCTGATTCCGAAAAAAGCGTGGTACGATGCCATTGATGAAGCGAACAGTTTGATTAATGATGACATTGAAGTGGATATCCAGGGATATGATATCGATGGAGATGTAGTCAGAGCAGCTCGTGAAAACGCAAAAGAGGCAGGGGTGGATCATTTGATTCATTTTCAGGAGCGTGCTGTGAAAGATCTGCGCCATCCAAAAAAATATGGATTCATTATCACAAACCCGCCGTACGGAGAGCGTTTGGAAGAAAAAGAGAACCTTCCCGGGCTATATAGAGAGTTTGGTGACAGCTTCCGCAACTTGGACAGCTGGTCGGCATATATGATTACAAGCTATGAGGATACAGAAAAGTATTTTGGCAGAAAAGCGGACAAGAACCGAAAGATTTACAATGGAATGTTGAAGACGTATTTTTATCAATTTCTGGGACCGAAACCACCAAAACAGAAGAAATAAAGGAGGAAACCGAATATGGAACCAAAGATTATATTTGCAACAGGTAATGAGAATAAAATGAAAGAGATCTGCATGATCCTTTCTGACCTTGGAATGCCAATCCAGGCGATGAAAGAAGCTGGTATTGATGTGGATGTTGTGGAAGATGGAAGCACGTTTGAAGAAAATGCATTGATCAAGGCGACGGAGATTGCAAAAATTGCCGGCAACTGTATTGTGCTTGCAGATGATTCTGGTTTGGAGATTGATTACCTGAACAAGGAGCCGGGAATTTATTCTGCACGCTATGCGGGGGTGGATACATCGTATGATATCAAAAATAATATGCTGCTTGACCGTCTGAAAGGAGTACCGGATGAAAAACGTACAGCGAGATTTGTCTGTGCAGTGGCTGCGGCATTTCCAGACGGAACGACAGAAGTAGTCAGAGGGACAATTGAAGGGCGTATCGGCTACGAAATCGCCGGAGAGCATGGTTTTGGCTATGATCCGATCTTTTATCTCCCGGAATACGGATGCACGACAGCAGAACTTGATCCGGAGAAGAAGAATGAACTGAGCCACCGAGGGAAAGCACTTCGTGCAATGCGTGAAATTATGGAGAAAAAACTATGAGAGTATTAATTGTAAGTGATACACATGGAAGTCACAGAAATTTAGATGCGGTGTTAGAACGCGTCGGAAAAATTGATGCACTCATCCATATGGGAGATGTGGAGAACGGTGAACATTACATTGAAGCGGTGGCGGACTGCGAGACTTATATGGTTGCAGGGAATAATGATTTCTTTTCATTTTTGCCGAAAGAAAGAGAGTTCACACTTGGAAAGTATAATATATTCATCACCCATGGACATAATTACTATGTATCTATGGGAACTGCTCGGTTAAAAGAAGAGGCAAGATTGAGAAAAGCGGATATCGTCATGTACGGGCATACACATAAGCCGGATTTGGAATTTGATGAAGATATCATCGTCATTAACCCGGGAAGCCTCTCATATCCACGGCAGGAGGGGCGGAGAGCGACTTATGTGATGATGGAGATTGATAAAAATGGAGAGGCTCATTTTGAGCTGGAATATGTGTAAAATAACCGATTTTGAAAAAAATAAAAAAAATTAAAAAAAGTTGTTGACATTTCCGTGATGTGCATATATAATAGCTATTGTGTCACGGAGATAACAACAAGAAAACAAAATAACGGGGTGTGGCTCAGCTTGGCTAGAGCGCCTGGTTTGGGACCAGGAGGTCGCAGGTTCGAATCCTGTCACCCCGACTTTGCGGGTGTAGTTCAATGGTAGAACACTAGCCTTCCAAGCTAGATACGTGGGTTCGATTCCCATCACCCGCTTTCCTAAAGCCTTTTAGAGGATTTGGGAACAGGAAATCAAATGTGTGTTTGTAGCTCAGTTGGATAGAGCAACGGCCTTCTAAGCCGTGGGTCAGGGGTTCGAATCCCTTCAAGCACGCTTTGTGGTGGGTATGGTGCAGTTGGTTAGCGCGCCAGATTGTGGTTCTGGATATCGTGGGTTCGAGTCCCACTATCCACCCTTCTATAGTGGGCTATCGCCAAGCGGTAAGGCACAGGACTTTGACTCCTGCATTCGTTGGTTCGAATCCAACTAGCCCAGTAATTATTATGGAGCATTAGCTCAGTCGGTAGAGCACTTGACTTTTAATCAAGTTGTCCGGGGTTCGAATCCCCGATGCTTCACTAAATGGACAAGCGTAAGCTTGTTCATATTTATTCTTCGGGAGATATTCCGATAAATCAGATATGCGGATGTGGCGGAACTGGCAGACGCGCTAGACTTAGGATCTAGTGGGAGACCGTGCAGGTTCGATTCCTGTCATCCGCAGTATAGAAGTCGTGATTCTTGAGAAATCAAGGGTTGCGGCTTTTTTCGTGTGTGGAATTATATTTTAAGATAGATATTTTTTGGGGATAGTGGGAACAGATAAAGAGACCCTTGGAGGAAATGCGAATGAGAAATTTGTATATTTGTTACAGAACATTCCCTATAAAAAGGAAAGGGCCGGTCTTTCGACCGGCGTTATGAAAAAAGAAACTTAAAGGTTTTATCCTTTATTCATATACTATAATACTATGAAAATGTGATAAAAGTGTGTTTAAAAAATGACATCTTTGTTAACGAAGTTTAAAAATTCTATCAGTCGAATTTCTCACGATCAATTGCGCATGAAGTAATATAGTTCCAATCGATACGTTATTTAGTAGACTGTCTAGTGCATAATAACCACATTTGCCGAGCTCAATCCGGTTCTGACGGATCGTGGTGAGTGGGGGAGAGGTGTAGGCACAAAGAGGGAGATCGTCAAAACCGATAATACTGATGTCTTTGGGAACACGGTAACCGAGTTGTTGACATTGCACGATGACCGAGTTAGCAATCTGGTCGTGGCTGCATATGATTGCGGTCATTCCAAGATCTAGAAGACGTGGCAAATGTTTTTCAATACACTGTGTAATGTAGTAAGAGGAACCAGCATAATTTGGCTCGGTTTTTAGATCGTTTTGTTTCATAGCATGAAAAAATGCCTTGTGCCGTACTTGCATAATATGGGAGCCGAGTGCACTGCTGAGGTATCCGATTTTTTGATGTCCCAGTTTTTTTAGATGGGATACAGCAAGTGCCATACCTTCGCTGTTGTCGATTCCGATGGAAGCGATAAATGGGTTGGCTGGTATGTAGTTGTCATAAAGAACGGTGGGAGTGTGGCTTGTCTTGAAATCTTTCATCCAAGGATCATTGAGAGAAAAGCCGAGTACAAATGCTCCTACATAATCATTTTGTAGCATAAAGACGTCGTAAGGCGTCTTTTTTTGTATTTGTATGGTCGTCTCGATAACATCCACAACAAAACCAGCAGGTTCTGCCATCTGCCGAAAACCGATGATAAAATCATATCCAAATTGATGTGGTTCTTCGTATTCCATATTTTCTATAATGATGCAAAATTTTTTTGCTTCGTTTTTCTGTCGCCGCAATCTGGAGTAACCCATTTCAACAGCGGTGTCTAGAATTGTTTTTCGTAAAGTTTCGCTAATGTCTGGAGCGTTATTAATCGCTTTTGATACAGTGCCTTTGGAAACGCCCAATTTATCAGCGATATCTTGTATTGTAGCCATATAATTGCCTTTCTGCTTTTTAAGATTTTGATAAAAAATACTATCTTTATTATAACGAAAATTTTACGAGAAATCAATTGTTTGAAGTAGGTTTGTTTCGAATAAAAGATGTAGAATAGTTAAAGTGTACAAAAAGTAATAAAAAAAACTGTGAAAAATAGAGAAAGTGATATGACATATTGACGTTTTTAATGTTGTGAGTTATATTACAAATAACGAAACAATACGAAACAAAGGAGACGAAAAATGAAGAAGCGAGGAGTGGCATTATTGATGGCGGCAGTATTTGCGGTTGCAAATCTTTCTGGATGTGGAAGAAATGCAGGTGGAGATGGCACGCTTGGTGAGAAAGAAAAAGTACGTCTTATGGTCTGGTCACCATCGGAAGATCAGTCAAAAGAAAGTGGGGAATGGCTACAGAGTACTTGTGAGAAGTTTGCAGAGGAACATCCAGAATGGGATATTACATTTGTCTATGGAGTTGCAGATGAGGCAACTGCGGCGAGTCAGGTGGCACAGGATCCGGAAGAGAGTGCAGATGTATTTATGTATGCGAACGATACACTTACGACAATGACGGATGCGAAGGCATTGGCAAAGTTTGGAGGCAAGTATCGAGAAGAGATTGAAAATACGAATTCAGAAGAAGTATTATCGTCCCTGATAAAAGATGGAGATTTATATGGGGTACCATTTACGACGAATACGTGGTTTATGTACTATGATAAAAGTGTTTTTTCGGAAGAAGATATTAAGAATCTGGATAGCATGTTGGAAAAAGGGACTGTGGCATTTCCGCTGACAAACTCATGGTATACACCGGCATTTTATATTGGAAATGGTTGTACTTTGTTCGGAGATGGAACAGATGAGTCAAAAGGTGTGGATTTTGCAGGGGAGAAAGCGGTTAGTGTGACGGAGTATCTGGTGGATTTGGCTGCAAATCCGAATTTTAAAATTGATGCGGATGGTTCTGGACTTGCAGGCTTACGAGATGGAAGTATCTCAGCTATTTTTTCGGGTTCTTGGGATGCGAATGCTGTGAAAGAAGCGCTAGGTGAAAATATGGGGGCTGCTGCACTTCCTACATTTACTGTGAATGGAGAGGAAAAACAGATGATGGCATATGCTGGTTCAAAAGCAATCGGAGTGAATCCGTACAGTAAGAATATGGTTGCGGCAGTGGAACTTGCAGTGTACCTTGGTTCAGCCGAGGCACAGATGAGTCATTATAAGCTCAGAAATGTGATTCCGTGTAATACAGAGTTGCTTGCAGATGAGACAATTGCTTCAGATCCACTTGTTTCGGCACAAAATAATACATTCAATCATACTTCAATTTTGCAGCCATTTGTGGCGAAGATGAATAATTGTTGGGTTCCAGTTGAAAATATGGGAAAAGGAATCCGCAATGGAAGTGTGACACATGAGAATGTGGCAGAACAGACGGAAGCGATGAATGAAGCGATGAATAGCGATGGAATTTAAAAGGGGTGAAGAGGAATGTTGAAATTAAAAAGAAAGTAAATCAATTTCCAACACCATATACTTGTATGCGGGCAATCAAGGAAGGCGGAATTGAGACGAAGCTTTCTATGATATTGATGGGATTTGGAAATTTTGTACACAAACAGAAAATAAAAGGACTTTTATATTTGACTTTGGAAGTGGCTTATATTGTTTTTATGGCAGTGAATGGAATTCATTTTCTCAGCACGCTCGGTTCACTTGGCAGTGCACCGCAAAAAGAAGTATGGGATGCGACAAAACAGGTGTATCTGTATACAAAAGGGGATCAGTCGGTACTGCTATTGTTGTATGGAGTGGCGACGGTTTTAGTGACACTATTGATGATTTGGGCATGGAGAGGAGCGCTTAAGAGTGCTTTCAAAGCAGAATGTCTGGATAAAGAGGGGCGTCATGTTAATTCATTTGTAGAAGATTTGAAATCACTACTGCATGAGAATCTACACAGACTTTTAATGACACCACCTATGGTATTTATTTTTACCCTGACAATATTGCCGCTGGTTTTTATGATTTGTATGGCATTTACGAATTACAGCAAGCTTGGAAATCATTTGATGCTGTTTGATTGGGTTGGTTTGGACAATTTTAAGGCGTTATTTGATACGAATAGTATTCTGGGAAGTACCTTCTGGTCAGTTCTTGGCTGGACGCTTGTTTGGGCATTCTTTGCCACATTCAGCAATTATATTTTCGGTATGATTCTTTCGCTTGTAATTAACAGAAAAGATACGAAAGCAAAAGGATTTTGGAGGTTCTGCTTTGTATTATCTTGTGCGGTACCGATGTTCGTTTCTCTGCTGATTATGAGAACGATGCTTCAACCAAATGGTGCGGTGAATGTACTTTTAAGAAATCTTGGCTGGATTGCGCAGGACGCAAGTCTCCCGTTTTTTACGGACCCAACATGGGCGAGAGTGACTGTGATTGTTGTTAATATCTGGGTAGGTGTTCCGTATACGTTGCTTCAGTTGACCGGTGTACTTCAGAACATTCCGGAAGAGCTTTATGAGGCAGCGAAAGTGGATGGAGCAAATGCACTTCAGATTTTTTTCAAGATCACAATGCCATATATGCTTTATGTGACAGCACCGTATTTGATTGTGACATTTACAGGAAATGTAAATAACTTTAATGTGATCTATTTGCTGTCGGGGGGAGATCCGGTAACAGATCTGGCATCTACGGCAGGAAAGACTGATTTACTTGTGACTTGGCTTTATAAATTGACAATTGACAAGCAATACTACAATATTGGTGCAGTTATCGGTATTCTGACATTTATCATTTTGGCGGTTGGCGCATTGCTTACATATAGAAACAGTAAATCTTATAAGGAAGGAGAAATTTAGATATGGCAGTACAAAAAATGCGATCAGCAAAAAAGAAGCGCAGGATCAATAACGTGATCGTGCATACAAGTTTGGCCGTACTGGCGGCTGTGTGGGTATTCCCGATTATATGGGTAGTCCTTACAAGTTTTCGTGCGGAAAAAGGGTCTTATGTATCTACATTTTTCCCAAAAGAATTTACGCTAGATAACTATATCAAATTGTTTACCGATACTTCCATTTTGAACTTTCCTAAAATGTTTATGAATACGTTGATCATTGCAATATGCTCTTGTATTCTTGCGACATTTTACACATTGGCAGTCTCATATTGTTTATCAAGGTTAAAATTTAAACTGAGAAAACCATATATGAACATGGCAATGATATTAGGACTGTTTCCGGGATTTATGTCAATGATTGCTGTGTATTTTATTTTGAAAGCGATTGGACTAACAGAAGGAAATCTGATTCGTGTGGCTCTCATCTTGTGTTATTCAGGTGGTGCAGGACTTGGTTTTCAGATTGCAAAGGGATTTTTTGATACGATTCCATATGCGGTGGATGAGGCAGCAATCTTAGATGGATGTACGAGGTGGCAGGTGTTTCAAAAGATTACACTTCCACTTAGCAAACCAATTATTGTATATACAGTGTTGACAGCATTTATGGGACCATGGCTGGACTTTATTTTTGCAAAAGTAATCTGTAGAGCCAACTCCGACCAATATACAGTTGCAATTGGACTTTGGAAAATGCTTGAGAAGGAATATATTGACAGTTGGTACACAAGCTTTGCGGCGGGTGCAGTTCTGATTTCGATTCCGATTGCGATTTTGTTCTTGATCATGCAGAGGTATTATGTGGACGGAGTTTCAGGTGCCGTAAAGGGATAAAAAGAGGGCTAGATTATGAAGACAAGAAAAGAGTTAAAAAAATTGTACAACACTTTAGAGTTCCAGAAAGAGTATCAATACGATGGAAAGGATCTGGGAGCTTTGTGTACGCAGGCGGGAACTACATTCCACCTGTGGAGCCCTTTGGCAGAAGAAGTGGAGTTGCGATTGTATAGAGATGGAAAGCATAGTGAGTGCTTTCAAAAAATTGCTATGCAGAAAGAAAAGAGGGGAGTCTGGAGCTACCAGACAGAGAGATATCTGCATGGCGTTTATTATGATTATCAAATCCCGTGGGACGGAGAAATAGTTGAGCTTGGAGATCCCTATGCGAGAGGTTGCGGAGTGAATGGTATCCGGAGTATGGTCGTGGATTTGAATAGAACGAATCCACTGCAATGGGAGCATGATCAAAGACCGAAAAAAAGGGAAGAGAATATTATCTATGAGCTTCATATCAAAGAATTTTCTTGGGATGAGTCTGGAGGATTTTCAAAAGAAAATAGAGGAAAATACAAGGCATTCACAGAAGAACATACGACACTTTTTGGAGATGGAGAGCATTCAACCGGATTGGATTATCTCAAGGAATTGGGAGTGACACATGTGCAGTTGATGCCGGTGTATGACTACGGCTCTGTGGACGAGTCCAATGATGAGGAATTCAATTGGGGATATGATCCGGAGAACTATAATGTGCCTGAGGGGTCGTATGCAACTGATACAGAAGATGGGGCGGTTCGCATTCGGGAGTTCAAAGAAATGGTGCAGTCTCTCCATAAGAATGGATTCCGAGTAATCATGGATGTTGTCTATAATCACATGTATTCGTTGGAGTCGAATTTGAATAAGGCGGTTCCGTGGTATTATTTTCGAACGAAGGATGATGGAACAATCTCAAACGGCTCTGCCTGTGGAAATGATTTGGCAAGTGAGCGGCCAATGTGTGCGAACTATATTGTCGATTCAGTTCTGTATTGGGCAGAAGAATATCACATAGACGGATTCCGGTTTGATTTGATGGGACTTTTGGATGTGGATCTGATGAACCGAATCAGACGAGAACTTGATGTCCGTTATGGACGAGGAGAGATATTAGTCTTTGGAGAGCCTTGGGCAGCAGATGAGACTGCGATAGAAGGGACGGCAGTCCCGGCGTTGAAGAAACATATTGCTCAGTTGGATTGTGAAATTGGAATGTTTTGTGATGACACGAGAGATGCAATCAAAGGACATGTATTTGAAGCAGAAATTCCGGGATTCGTCAATGGAGCGAATGGTTTGGAAGAAAAAATCTTAAACAGTGTGCGCGCATGGAGCACAGACGGGCGGAACGTGAAAGCGCCAAGTCAAGTGATTACTTATGTATCTGCACATGATAACTGGACATTGTGGGATAAACTTGAAAAGACAATTTCAGATGAGGAAGAGCGTATTCGCATCAACAAGATGGCAGCGGCAATGTATATGACTTGTCAGGGAAATCTGTTTTTCTTATCAGGAGAAGAATTTGCAAGAACGAAAGATGGGCTTGAGAATACATATAATGCACCGATTGAGTTGAATCGTCTCGACTGGGAACGTGCCTATAGATATACGGATTTGCGAACGTATTATCAGGGACTGATTGCGCTCAGAAAACAACTTCCTGAATTATGCGATAAATCAGAAGGAGCATGGAAACGAATCTTTGAAGAGTGGAAAACAGAAGGTGTTGTTGGATTTTTTGTGGATAACACAGGAAAAGCGTATGAATCAAAGTGGAAAACATTGTGTGTGATATATAACAGTACGACGGAAACAGTTTCGAAAGAGCTGAAAGAAGGGGACTGGGAGATATTAGTTGATTCAGAGAGTAGTTTTCGATGGAAGGAAGGGAAAAAAGTAGGATGTGCGAAGGCAGCTCCAAAGAGTGTGCTCGTACTTGGACAGAGGAGTTAAAAATATGAGATGGATATATGGAAAACAAGATTTTAGTACAATAGAGAGAGGGCAGGAGAATTGCTATCTTTTGACAAATGGTCTTGGAGGATTTTCATCTTTGACGATGACC encodes the following:
- a CDS encoding glutamine synthetase III family protein → MSEIINVAEIFGENVFNDSVMQERLPKKVYKELKRTIQEGKELEQSIADVVAHEMKEWAIEKGATHYSHWFQPLTGATAEKHDSFISAPKSDGKVLMEFSGKELVKGEPDASSFPSGGLRATFEARGYTAWDCTSPAFIKKDATGTGAILYIPTAFCSYTGEALDQKTPLLRSMEAINKQALRLLRLFGNTTSQRVTPSVGAEQEYFLVDREKYLKRKDLIFTGRTLFGAMPPKGQELDDHYFGAIRERIALFMKDVNEELWKLGVSAKTQHNEVAPAQHELAPIYAQCNVAVDHNQLVMETLKQVAYRHGLHCLLHEKPFAGVNGSGKHNNWSLTTDDGINLLDPGKTPHENIQFLLVLTCILRAVDRHAELLRESAADVGNDHRLGANEAPPAIISVYLGEQLEDVLSQLISTGEATHSLKGGKLQTGVRTLPDFAKDATDRNRTSPFAFTGNKFEFRMVGSRDSVAAPNVVLNTIVAEVFQEVCDELEKAEDFDMKVHDLIKQFASEHQRIVFNGNGYSDEWVEEAKRRGLPNIRTTVESIEYLTTEKTVELFEKFGVFTRAELESRAEIKYETYAKAINIEARAMIDIASKHIIPAVIKYITSLANSINQVREACGDVGVSVQEELLKESSELLAQTRKALKDLIVVTDEACQMQEGPAQAEFFKDRVVTGMQALREPVDALEMIVNKEMWPMPSYGDLLFEV
- a CDS encoding DUF1700 domain-containing protein; amino-acid sequence: MRSSDFLLQLKKALENELSVAQVQDNVEYYKNYIKEEMKSGKSEQEVMDMLGDPWAIAKTILLEEKMSGPQESINSEEVWSDQEQKQQSQKIHVFGLDTWWKKAAVILGVIAIIILIISLILGILSIVLPIAIPLILVVTIFNMLRRK
- a CDS encoding THUMP domain-containing class I SAM-dependent RNA methyltransferase, coding for MERMELIAPCHFGLEAVLKREIQDLGYEISNVEDGRVSFYGNAEAICRANIFLRTAERVLLKVGSFKAVTFEELFEHTKKIPWEKYIPKDGKFWVTKAASVKSKLFSPSDIQSIMKKAMVNRMREHYHVDWFEESGASYPVRVFLMKDIVTVGIDTSGVSLHKRGYRQLSSKAPITETLAAALIMLTPWRKDRILVDPFCGSGTFPIEAAMIAANIAPGMNRSFTAEEWSNLIPKKAWYDAIDEANSLINDDIEVDIQGYDIDGDVVRAARENAKEAGVDHLIHFQERAVKDLRHPKKYGFIITNPPYGERLEEKENLPGLYREFGDSFRNLDSWSAYMITSYEDTEKYFGRKADKNRKIYNGMLKTYFYQFLGPKPPKQKK
- a CDS encoding XTP/dITP diphosphatase, encoding MEPKIIFATGNENKMKEICMILSDLGMPIQAMKEAGIDVDVVEDGSTFEENALIKATEIAKIAGNCIVLADDSGLEIDYLNKEPGIYSARYAGVDTSYDIKNNMLLDRLKGVPDEKRTARFVCAVAAAFPDGTTEVVRGTIEGRIGYEIAGEHGFGYDPIFYLPEYGCTTAELDPEKKNELSHRGKALRAMREIMEKKL
- a CDS encoding metallophosphoesterase family protein; this encodes MRVLIVSDTHGSHRNLDAVLERVGKIDALIHMGDVENGEHYIEAVADCETYMVAGNNDFFSFLPKEREFTLGKYNIFITHGHNYYVSMGTARLKEEARLRKADIVMYGHTHKPDLEFDEDIIVINPGSLSYPRQEGRRATYVMMEIDKNGEAHFELEYV
- a CDS encoding LacI family DNA-binding transcriptional regulator yields the protein MATIQDIADKLGVSKGTVSKAINNAPDISETLRKTILDTAVEMGYSRLRRQKNEAKKFCIIIENMEYEEPHQFGYDFIIGFRQMAEPAGFVVDVIETTIQIQKKTPYDVFMLQNDYVGAFVLGFSLNDPWMKDFKTSHTPTVLYDNYIPANPFIASIGIDNSEGMALAVSHLKKLGHQKIGYLSSALGSHIMQVRHKAFFHAMKQNDLKTEPNYAGSSYYITQCIEKHLPRLLDLGMTAIICSHDQIANSVIVQCQQLGYRVPKDISIIGFDDLPLCAYTSPPLTTIRQNRIELGKCGYYALDSLLNNVSIGTILLHAQLIVRNSTDRIFKLR